A single window of Castor canadensis chromosome 3, mCasCan1.hap1v2, whole genome shotgun sequence DNA harbors:
- the Atp6v1c1 gene encoding V-type proton ATPase subunit C 1, which translates to MTEFWLISAPGEKTCQQTWEKLHAATAKNNNLAVTSKFNIPDLKVGTLDVLVGLSDELAKLDAFVEGVVKKVAQYMADVLEDSKDKVQENLLANGVDLVTYITRFQWDMAKYPIKQSLKNISEIIGKGVTQIDNDLKSRASAYNNLKGNLQNLERKNAGSLLTRSLAEIVKKDDFVLDSEYLVTLLVVVPKLNHNDWIKQYETLAEMVVPRSSNVLSEDQDSYLCNVTLFRKAVDDFRHKARENKFIVRDFQYNEEEMKADKEEMNRLSTDKKKQFGPLVRWLKVNFSEAFIAWIHVKALRVFVESVLRYGLPVNFQAMLLQPNKKTMKKLREVLYELYKHLDSSAAAIIDAPMDIPGLNLSQQEYYPYVYYKIDCNLLEFK; encoded by the exons ATGACTGAATTCTGGCTTATATCAGCTCCTGGGGAGAAAACCTGTCAGCAAACATGGGAGAAACTGCATGCAGCAACTGCAAAGAACAATAATCTTGCTGTCACTTCCAAGTTCAACATTCCCGACTTAAAG GTCGGCACACTGGATGTCTTGGTTGGCTTGTCAGATGAACTGGCTAAACTGGATGCGTTCGTTGAAGG GGTGGTGAAGAAAGTGGCTCAATACATGGCTGATGTACTGGAGGACAGTAAAGATAAAGTTCAGGAGAATCTGCTGGCCAACGGAG TTGACTTGGTTACTTATATAACAAGGTTCCAGTGGGACATGGCCAAATATCCAATCAAGCAGTctctgaaaaatatttctgaaataattgGCAAG ggaGTAACTCAGATTGATAATGACCTGAAATCTCGAGCATCTGCATATAACAACCTGAAAGGGAATCTTCAGAATTTGGAACGAAAGAATGC AGGAAGTTTGCTAACTCGAAGTCTAGCAGAAATTGTGAAGAAGGATGACTTTGTTCTTGATTCAGAGTATCTCGTCACATTACTGGTAGTTGTTCCCAA ATTAAACCACAATGACTGGATTAAGCAGTATGAAACACTAGCTGAAATGGTCGTTCCGAGGTCTAGCAA TGTTCTCTCAGAGGATCAAGACAGTTACCTTTGTAATGTCACCTTGTTTAGGAAGGCAGTTGATGATTTCAGACACAAAGCCAGGGAAAACAA ATTCATTGTTCGAGACTTCCAGTATAATGAAGAGGAGATGAAAgcagataaagaagaaatgaacagactTTCTACTGACAAGAAGAAGCAGTTT ggacCACTGGTGCGGTGGCTGAAAGTGAATTTCAGCGAGGCGTTCATTGCGTGGATTCATGTGAAAGCACTACGGGTTTTTGTCGAGTCTGTTTTAAG GTATGGCTTGCCAGTGAACTTCCAAGCAATGCTACTTCAGCCTAataagaaaacaatgaagaaactgagagaaGTGTTATACGAACTATATAAACACCTAGACAGCAGCGCAGCAGCTATTATTGAT GCTCCTATGGATATTCCTGGCTTAAACCTGAGTCAACAAGAATACTACCCTTATGTGTACTATAAAATAGATTGCAACTTGCTGGAATTCAAGTAA